Proteins from a genomic interval of Thamnophis elegans isolate rThaEle1 chromosome 2, rThaEle1.pri, whole genome shotgun sequence:
- the LOC116503295 gene encoding zinc finger protein 572-like, with product MQTNLVRQKRSHMIEKPYECPDSGKSFKQNSHLGEHQRTHTGKKPYECPDCGKSFQKNSKLVIHQRTHTGEKPCKCPDCGKGFSCNSNLVKHQRTHTGEKPYKCPDCGKGFNCNSDLVKHQRTHRRETV from the coding sequence ATGCAAACCAATTTGGTGAGACAGAAGAGGAGTCACATGATAGAGAAACCGTATGAATGTCCAGATAGTGGGAAAAGTTTCAAGCAGAATTCTCACCTTGGggaacatcagaggactcacacaggaaagAAGCcgtatgagtgtccagattgtgggaaaagtttccagAAGAATTCCaagctggtgatacaccagaggactcacacgggagagaaaccgtGCAAGtgcccagattgtgggaaaggtttcagttgcAATTCTAACCTGGTgaaacatcagaggactcacacaggagagaaaccatacaagtgcccagattgtgggaaaggtttcaattGCAATTCTGACCTGGTgaaacatcagaggactcacaggagagaaaccgtatga
- the LOC116502423 gene encoding zinc finger protein 850-like, whose amino-acid sequence MTLDSRVEHAGATVQRHRGSPDLFDDSTAAVCCPVWIQCIQQKLSAEKSSNGEELIRERSNLELRNFLMMKDKGVNKKKKVLSWEKTSVWNSRKHYMRHQGGSFLNQEHLEVKRLQITADFVCEHPVRQKLYKCLERGKSFFSEQLPHDTWKGSYQREALSLLRLKRSHMIEKPYECPDSGKSFKQNSHLGEHQRTHTGKKPYECPDCGKSFQKNSKLVIHQRTHTGEKPCKCPDCGKGFSCNSNLKSNLVMHQKNHTGEKCPVKPYKCPDCGKCFLHNSKLVIHQRIHTGEKPYQCPDCDKSFKQNCKLVHNSKLVVHQRSHTGEKPYQCPDCGKSFQENSRLVMTHTGEKIYQSFKCDEKLSMNTSVLRYRRIYPKETHFECSDCGKCFTQYSDLVIHQRSHGADKPYKCSDCGKSFTWICRLKIHQRSHKGENPYVCQDCGKGFNWNSLLVEHQRIHTGEKPYECPDCGKDFCRKSDLVKHQRTHTGEKPYKCRDCGESFSHNSYLVKHQRTHTGEKLYACSDCGKDLNCNSDLMKHQRTHTGEKPYTCPDCGKNFSQNSYLVKHQRTHTQEKPYECSDCGKAFKWNSDLVIHKRIHMGEKPYECLFCGKSFIQNSYLVRHQRTHTGEKPYKCPNCEKSFTQNCDLVIHQRSHTQEKPYECSDCQKGFSCNSALVKHQRSHTGEKPYKCHDCGKGFGQHCHLLVHQRTHIGDKQYKCVDCGKSFTRNSNLVIHQRTHTGEKPYKCVDCGESFHLNSDLLVHQRTHTGDKRYQCVDCDKSFIRNSNLVIHQRTHGAEKLYECLFCGKSFSQTSNLVQHQNTHTGEKPYECLECGKRFSWNFHLVIHQKTHTDVKLYACPECGESFSCRSELMKHQKTHRGERLYECPDCGKSFTRNSKLLRHQRIHTGEKPYECLYCGKSFSQKSNLVVHQGTHTGEKPYPCPDCGKCFQHNSKLVVHQRSHTGEKPYQCPDCGKSFQENSYLVKHQKTHRGEKPYECPDCGKDFRTRSSLINHVRIHIGEFMEGSKPERNYQCFQCNKRLSMNTNVVRHKRIQTWVTNFECPVCGKCFTQDSDLEIHQMSHRAEKPYKCSKCEKSFKWICRLKIHQRSHKGENPYECQDCGKGFNWNSLLVEHQRIHTGEKPYECPDCGKDFSRKSDLVKHQRTHTGEKPYKCRDCGESFSHNSYLVKHQRTHTGEKLYECSDCGKDLSCSSALIKHQRTHTGEKPYNCLDCGKSFSHNSYLLKHQRTHMQEKPYECSDCGKAYKWNSYLAAHQKIHTGEKPYECLQCGKSFIQNCNLVRHHRIHTGEKPFKCPDCGKGFTQNCDMVIHQRTHMEEKPYECSDCGKGFSCSSDLLMHQKTHTGEKSYSCPDCDKSFSQNSYLVKHQRTHTGEKPYKCHDCGKSFSQNSYLMKHQKTHMAEKLYECSECGKSFSQNSYLVKHQRTHTGEKPYKCIDCGESFHLNSHLVVHQTIHTEDKLYQCVNCGKSFTRNSDLVIHQRTHTGEKLYECVFCGKSFSQTANLVQHQNTHTGEKPYECLDCGKRFSWNFHLVIHQKTHTGEKLYECPECQESFTIKSELVKHQKTHRGERLYECPDCGKSFPRNSKLLRHLRTHTGEKPYECLHCGKSFSQKSNLVVHQETHTGEKPYQCPDCGKSFNQNSYLV is encoded by the exons ATGACATTGGATAGCAGGGTGGAGCACGCAGGGGCCACGGTGcagcgccaccgtggctcacctgatttgtttgatgatagCACTGCAGCAGTTTGCTGTCCTGTGTGGATTCAGTGCATCCAACAGAAACTCTCTGCAGAAAAATCAAGCAATGGAGAggaactaatcagggagagaagcaacctggaattgagaaaCTTCCTGATG atgaaagacaagggagtgaataaaaagaagaaagttttGAGCTGGGAAAAAACGAGTGTCTGGAATTCAAGGAAGCATTATATGAGACATCAAGGAGGATCATTTCTAAATCAAGAACACCTGGAAGTCA AGAGATTGCAGATCACAGCTGATTTTGTATGTGAGCATCCAGTCAGGCAAAAGCTATACAAATGTTTGGAGAGAGGCAAAAGTTTTTTCTCGGAACAGCTCCCTCATGATACATGGAAGGGCTCATACCAGAGAGAAGCTCTATCATTGCTTCGATTG AAGAGGAGTCACATGATAGAGAAACCGTATGAATGTCCAGATAGTGGGAAAAGTTTCAAGCAGAATTCTCACCTTGGggaacatcagaggactcacacaggaaagAAGCcgtatgagtgtccagattgtgggaaaagtttccagAAGAATTCCaagctggtgatacaccagaggactcacacgggagagaaaccgtGCAAGtgcccagattgtgggaaaggtttcagttgcAATTCTAACCTG aaatcCAACCTGGTGATGCATCAGAAAaaccacacaggagagaaatgtCCAGTGAAACCGTATaaatgtccagattgtgggaaatgtttcctaCATAATTCCAAGCTAGTGATACATCAGAGAattcacacgggagagaaaccatatcaatGTCCGGATTGTGACAAAAGTTTCAAGCAGAATTGCAAGCTAGTg cATAATTCCAAGCTGGTGGTTCACCAGAGgtcccacacaggagagaaaccctatcaGTGTCCGGATTGTGGGAAGAGTTTCCAGGAGAATTCCAGGCTAgtg ATGACACATACAGGAGAGAAAATCTACCAGTCCTTCAAATGCGACGAAAAATTAAGCATGAACACCAGTGTGCTGAGATACAGGAGGATTTACCCAAAGGAGACACACTTTGAATGTTctgactgtgggaaatgtttcacacAGTACTCTgatctggtgatacaccagaggtcTCACGGGGCAGATAAACCATATAAGTGTTCcgactgtggaaaaagtttcACTTGGATCTGTCGCCTGAAAATACACCAGAGgagtcacaaaggagaaaatCCATATGTGTGCcaagattgtgggaaaggtttcaattGGAATTCTCTACTGGTGGAAcatcagaggattcacacaggagaaaaaccctatgagtgtcctgattgtgggaaagatttcTGTCGGAAATCTGACCTGGTgaaacatcagaggactcacacaggagagaaaccatataaatgtcgtGACTGTGGGGAAAGTTTCAGTCATAATTCTTACctagtgaaacaccagaggactcatacggGAGAGAAACTGTATGCGTGTTcagattgtgggaaagatttAAATTGTAATTCTGACCtgatgaaacaccagaggactcatacaggagagaaaccatatacctgtcctgattgtgggaaaaatttcagtcagaattcttacctagtgaaacaccagaggactcacacgcaagagaaaccatatgagtgttcgGATTGTGGAAAAGCTTTCAAATGGAATTCTGATCTAGTGATACACAAAAGGATTCACATGGGtgaaaaaccatatgagtgtctattttgtgggaaaagtttcattcaaAATTCCTACCTTGTAcgacatcagaggactcacacaggagagaaaccatataagtgtCCAAACTGTGAGAAAAGTTTCACTCAGAATTGTGATCTGGTGATACATCAGAGGTCTCACACACAAGAAAAACCCTATGAGTGTTCAGATTGTCAGAAAGGTTTTAGTTGCAATTCCGCCCTGGTGAAACATCAGAGGagtcatacaggagagaaaccatataaatgtcatgattgtgggaaaggtttcggTCAGCATTGTCACCTGTTggtacaccagagaactcacataGGGGACAAACAGTATAAATGTGtagattgtggtaaaagtttcacTCGGAATtctaacctggtgatacaccagaggactcacacaggagagaaaccatataaatgtgtaGATTGTGGGGAAAGTTTCCATCTGAATTCTGACCTGCtggtacaccagaggactcacacaggggacAAACGGTATCAGTGTGTGGATTGTGATAAAAGTTTCATTCGGAATTCTAACCTGgtaatacaccagaggactcatggAGCAGAAAAATTATATGAGTGTCTgttttgtgggaaaagttttagtcagaCTTCCAACCTGGTGCAACACCAGaacactcacacaggagaaaaaccatatgagtgccTGGAATGTGGGAAAAGATTCAGTTGGAATTtccacctggtgatacaccagaagaCTCACACAGATGTGAAACTGTATGCGTGTCCAGAGTGTGGGGAAAGTTTCAGTTGCAGGTCTGAACTAATGAAGCACCAGAAGACTCACAGAGGAGAAAGACtgtatgagtgtccagattgtgggaaaagtttcactcGGAATTCTAAGCTATTGAGACACCAgagaattcacacaggagagaaaccatatgagtgtctgtattgtggaaaaagtttcagtcagaaatcTAACCTAGTGGTACACCAggggactcacacaggagaaaaaccatatccatgtccagattgtgggaaatgtttccagcATAATTCCAAGCTGGTGGTACACCAGAggtctcacacaggagagaaaccctatcagtgtccagattgtgggaaaagtttccagGAGAATTCCTACTTGGTGAAACACCAGAAAACTCAcagaggagaaaaaccatatgagtgtccggattgtgggaaagatttcaggACTAGGTCTAGCCTTATAAATCATGTAAGGATACACATAGGGGAA TTCATGGAAGGATCCAAACCGGAGAGAAACTACCAGTGCTTCCAGTGCAACAAAAGATTAAGTATGAATACCAATGTGGTGAGACATAAGAGGATTCAAACTTGGGTGACAAACTTTGAATGCCCtgtttgtgggaaatgtttcacacAGGATTCTGATCTAGAGATACACCAGATGTCTCACAGGGCAGAGAAACCATACAAGTGTTCCAAATGCGAAAAAAGTTTCAAATGGATTTGTCGCCTGAAGATACACCAGAGgagtcacaaaggagaaaatCCATACGAGTGTcaagattgtgggaaaggtttcaattGGAATTCTCTACTGGTGGAAcatcagaggattcacacaggagaaaaaccctatgaGTGTCCTGATTGCGGGAAAGATTTCTCTCGGAAATCTGACCTAGTgaaacatcagaggactcacacaggagagaaaccatataaatgtcgtGACTGTGGGGAAAGTTTCAGTCATAATTCCtacctggtgaaacaccaaagGACTCATACGGGAGAGAAACTGTATGAGTGTTcagattgtgggaaagatttGAGTTGCAGTTCCGCCCTAATtaaacatcagaggactcacacaggagagaaaccatataactgtcttgattgtggaaaaagtttcagtcacaattcctATCTGTtgaaacaccagagaactcacatgcaagagaaaccatatgagtgttcaGATTGTGGAAAAGCTTACAAGTGGAATTCTTACCTAGCGGCACACCAAAAGATTCACACAGGtgaaaaaccatatgagtgtctgcagtgtgggaaaagtttcattcaaAATTGCAACCTTGTGAGACATCACAGGattcacactggagagaaaccatttaagtgtccagattgtgggaaaggtttcactCAGAATTGTGACATGGTaatacaccaaaggactcacatggaagagaaaccgtatgagtgttcagattgtgggaaaggtttcagttgcAGTTCTGACCTGCTGATGCATCagaagactcacacaggagagaaatcaTATAGCTGTCCTGATTGTGACAAatctttcagtcagaattcctacctagtgaaacaccaaaggactcacacaggagagaaaccatataaatgtcatgattgtgggaaaagtttcagtcagaattcctaccTAATGAAACACCAGAAAACTCACATGGCAGAGAAACTGTATGAGTGTTcagagtgtgggaaaagtttcagtcaaaattcctacctggtgaaacatcagaggactcacacaggagagaaaccatataagtgtATTGATTGTGGGGAAAGTTTCCATCTGAATTCTCACTTGGTGGTACACCAGACAATTCACACAGAGGACAAACTGTATCAGTGTGTgaattgtggtaaaagtttcacTCGGAATTCTgatctggtgatacaccagaggactcacacaggagaaaaattaTATGAGTGTGTgttttgtggaaaaagtttcagtcagactGCCAACCTGGTGCAACACCAGAatactcacacaggagaaaaaccatatgagtgcctggattgtgggaaaagattcAGTTGGAATTtccacctggtgatacaccagaagactcacacaggggagaaactgTACGAATGTCCAGAATGTCAGGAAAGTTTCACTATTAAGTCTgaactggtgaaacaccagaagaCTCATAGAGGAGAGAGATTgtatgagtgtcctgattgtgggaaaagcttcccTCGAAATTCCAAGCTGTTGAGACACCTGAGaactcacacgggagagaaaccatatgagtgtctgcattgtgggaaaagtttcagtcagaaatcTAACCTAGTGGTACACCAggagactcacacaggagaaaaaccatatcagtgtccagattgtgggaaaagtttcaatcagaattcctacttggtg
- the LOC116503292 gene encoding zinc finger protein 239-like — translation MHQKNHTGEKCPVKPYKCPDCGKCFLHNSKLVIHQRIHTGEKPYQCPDCDKSFKQNCKLVVHQRIHTGEKPYQCLDCGKSFSQTSNLVIHQMTHTGEKPYECQYCGKSFSQKSNLEVHQKNHTGEKPYQCPDCGKCFQHNSKLVVHQRSHTGEKPYQCPDCGKSFQENSRLVVHQRTHTGEKPYECPDCGKDFSTRSNLINHVRIHTGENHISVQIVGNVSSIIPGW, via the coding sequence ATGCATCAGAAAaaccacacaggagagaaatgtCCAGTGAAACCGTATaaatgtccagattgtgggaaatgtttcctaCATAATTCCAAGCTAGTGATACATCAGAGAattcacacgggagagaaaccatatcaatGTCCGGATTGTGACAAAAGTTTCAAGCAGAATTGCAAGCTAGTggtacaccagaggattcacacaggagaaaaaccatatcagtgtctggattgtgggaaaagtttcagtcaaacttccaacctggtgatacatcagatgactcacacaggagagaaaccgtatgaatgtcagtattgtgggaaaagtttcagtcagaaatcTAACCTGGAGGTACATCAGAAAaaccacacaggagagaaaccatatcagtgtccagattgtgggaaatgtttccagcATAATTCCAAGCTGGTGGTTCACCAGAGgtcccacacaggagagaaaccctatcaGTGTCCGGATTGTGGGAAGAGTTTCCAGGAGAATTCCAGGCTAgtggtacaccagaggactcacacaggagaaaaaccatatgagtgtccggattgtgggaaagatttcagtaCTAGGTCTAACCTTATAAATCATGTAAGGATACACACAGGGGAGAACCATatcagtgtccagattgtgggaaacgtttccaGCATAATTCCAGGCTGGtag